In Flavobacteriales bacterium, one genomic interval encodes:
- a CDS encoding DUF433 domain-containing protein, protein MRNTRITVFDVLSWLASGVSNTEIIDDLPQLTEEDIRACLAFAALGNLPLSS, encoded by the coding sequence ATCCGTAATACGCGGATAACGGTTTTCGATGTTCTGAGTTGGTTGGCTTCCGGTGTGTCCAACACGGAGATCATTGATGATCTTCCACAATTGACAGAAGAGGATATTAGAGCGTGTTTGGCATTTGCTGCCCTTGGGAATTTGCCACTCAGCTCTTGA
- a CDS encoding glycine--tRNA ligase, which translates to MSNQEDRLKTLIGHAKEYGFVFQSSEIYDGLSATYDYGPYGVELKNNIRRYWWEAMTKLNENIVGLDTAIFMHPTVWKASGHVDAFNDPLIDNKDSKKRYRADVLLEEHLAKYEQKIDKEVEKAKKKFGDAFDEVQFRATNPNVKRSQDKIDAVEGRMKAVLGANDLEGVRQLILDEEIKCPVSGTANWTEVRQFNLMFATELGSVSGESATIYLRPETAQGIFVNFLNVQKSARMKLPFGIAQTGKAFRNEIVARQFIFRMREFEQMEMQFFVKPGTEMEWYDSWKEKRIAWHRSLGIAQENYRFHDHIKLAHYANAACDIEFNFPMGFKELEGIHSRTDFDLKQHEEFSGKKLRYFDTETNESYVPYVIETSIGLDRMFLAMLSSAYEDETLENGEVRTVLRIPAALAPVKVAVLPLIKKDGLPEKAREIIDRLKLDHNCQYDDKDSIGKRYRRQDAIGTPFCITVDHETLTDNAVTIRDRDTMLQERVAITDLDRIVGEKVNMRGLLGKL; encoded by the coding sequence ATGAGCAATCAAGAAGACCGCCTTAAGACACTGATCGGCCATGCCAAAGAGTATGGTTTCGTTTTTCAAAGCAGCGAGATCTACGATGGACTTAGTGCTACCTACGACTACGGTCCGTATGGTGTAGAACTGAAGAACAACATTCGCCGGTATTGGTGGGAGGCGATGACGAAACTCAACGAGAACATCGTCGGCCTCGATACCGCCATCTTCATGCACCCTACCGTTTGGAAAGCAAGCGGACACGTGGATGCGTTCAATGATCCGCTGATCGATAACAAGGACAGCAAGAAACGGTACCGTGCAGATGTCCTCTTGGAAGAACACTTGGCCAAGTACGAGCAGAAGATCGATAAGGAGGTTGAAAAAGCGAAGAAGAAATTCGGCGATGCGTTCGATGAAGTACAGTTCCGCGCGACCAACCCGAATGTAAAACGCAGTCAAGACAAGATCGACGCGGTCGAGGGCCGTATGAAAGCGGTATTGGGAGCAAATGATCTGGAAGGTGTGCGCCAATTGATCTTGGACGAAGAGATCAAATGCCCAGTGAGTGGCACTGCCAACTGGACGGAAGTGCGTCAATTCAATTTGATGTTCGCAACGGAGCTGGGTAGTGTAAGCGGCGAGAGTGCCACGATCTACCTACGCCCTGAAACAGCTCAGGGGATCTTCGTGAATTTCTTGAACGTGCAGAAGAGTGCACGCATGAAACTTCCTTTCGGCATTGCACAGACCGGTAAAGCATTCAGGAATGAGATCGTAGCACGCCAATTCATTTTCCGCATGCGCGAATTCGAGCAGATGGAAATGCAGTTCTTCGTGAAACCCGGTACCGAAATGGAATGGTACGATAGCTGGAAGGAGAAGCGCATTGCCTGGCATCGTTCATTGGGAATCGCACAGGAGAATTATCGCTTCCACGATCACATCAAATTAGCGCACTACGCCAATGCCGCATGTGATATCGAGTTCAACTTCCCTATGGGGTTCAAAGAGCTTGAAGGCATTCACTCACGTACTGATTTCGACCTGAAGCAGCACGAGGAATTCAGCGGTAAGAAGCTGCGCTACTTCGATACCGAGACGAACGAAAGCTATGTACCGTATGTGATCGAAACATCGATCGGTTTGGACCGGATGTTCTTGGCAATGCTGAGCTCTGCGTACGAAGATGAAACATTGGAGAACGGTGAGGTACGCACCGTGCTCCGCATTCCAGCAGCATTGGCACCTGTGAAAGTTGCAGTGTTGCCGTTGATCAAAAAAGATGGCCTACCTGAAAAAGCGCGTGAGATCATTGACCGCTTGAAGCTTGACCACAACTGCCAGTACGACGATAAGGACAGTATCGGTAAACGCTACCGCAGACAAGATGCGATCGGCACTCCGTTCTGCATTACCGTTGATCACGAAACGCTTACCGACAACGCCGTAACCATCCGTGACCGTGATACGATGTTACAGGAGCGGGTTGCTATAACTGACCTCGACCGCATTGTTGGTGAGAAAGTGAATATGCGTGGGCTGTTGGGGAAGTTGTGA
- a CDS encoding GIY-YIG nuclease family protein — protein MSCWVYAITSQLRPYIYVGLTYDVPNRVARHNAGGEKTTKPYRPFDLLLSEEHIDRPSARLREKYLKSGKGKEYLKRLRYNC, from the coding sequence ATGTCCTGTTGGGTATATGCGATCACAAGTCAGTTAAGGCCATACATTTATGTGGGCTTGACCTATGATGTTCCCAATAGGGTCGCCCGACACAACGCAGGCGGTGAAAAAACCACAAAACCATATCGACCATTCGATCTTCTCCTTTCAGAAGAGCACATTGATCGACCTTCAGCAAGACTTCGTGAGAAATACTTGAAGTCCGGAAAAGGAAAAGAATACTTGAAAAGACTGCGTTACAATTGTTGA
- a CDS encoding type II toxin-antitoxin system VapC family toxin gives MIVERMLADTNALIHQLGGDQHVGELLKDKKVHISFVTQIELLSWPGYSTEERTVVSEQIKEFIVTDVNENIKMIAIDIRIKHKLKLADALIAATAISLSIPLVTGDKHFNRLKAELDLIKI, from the coding sequence ATGATCGTTGAGCGGATGCTGGCCGATACAAACGCACTGATCCACCAACTCGGAGGTGATCAGCACGTCGGCGAGCTACTGAAAGATAAAAAGGTCCATATTTCGTTCGTTACCCAGATCGAACTGCTTAGCTGGCCAGGCTATTCGACAGAAGAACGGACCGTGGTGTCAGAACAGATCAAGGAGTTCATTGTCACTGATGTCAATGAAAACATTAAGATGATCGCAATTGACATTCGAATCAAACATAAGCTAAAACTGGCGGATGCTTTAATTGCAGCAACTGCCATCAGTCTGAGTATTCCGCTGGTTACTGGAGATAAGCACTTCAATCGTCTAAAGGCCGAACTTGACCTTATCAAAATTTGA
- a CDS encoding DUF3109 family protein, which yields MIEHRNTLISEDIFEKRFVCDLNACKGECCVAGESGAPLEQAEADQLKALWPKIKPYIPEKGQRAIEEHGVSEVDDDGDLVTTLVEGRGECAFTVFDEQGIALCGVEKAWKDGAIPFRKPISCHLYPIRITKLKFHEGLNYHTWPICKPACECGAKLDVPVYRFLKEALVRKFGEEWFKELDEIHTAWLER from the coding sequence ATGATCGAACACCGTAACACCCTTATTAGCGAGGATATTTTCGAGAAGCGCTTCGTGTGCGACCTCAACGCATGCAAGGGCGAATGTTGCGTGGCGGGCGAGAGTGGTGCGCCTTTGGAGCAAGCAGAAGCTGATCAGTTGAAGGCATTGTGGCCGAAAATAAAACCCTACATCCCGGAAAAAGGTCAACGTGCCATTGAAGAACACGGTGTTAGTGAGGTGGATGATGACGGGGATCTTGTTACTACATTGGTCGAGGGTCGTGGTGAGTGCGCCTTCACCGTTTTCGATGAGCAAGGCATTGCATTGTGCGGCGTAGAAAAAGCGTGGAAGGATGGCGCGATACCCTTCCGTAAACCGATCAGCTGCCACTTGTATCCGATCCGTATCACGAAGTTGAAATTCCACGAAGGCTTGAATTACCACACATGGCCTATCTGCAAGCCAGCCTGTGAGTGCGGTGCGAAATTGGATGTGCCTGTATACCGGTTCTTGAAGGAAGCGCTCGTGCGTAAATTCGGTGAAGAGTGGTTCAAGGAATTGGACGAGATCCACACGGCTTGGCTCGAGCGATAG
- a CDS encoding T9SS type A sorting domain-containing protein, whose amino-acid sequence MFTQRLVLLPFLFATFWTPHALHAQTLGAGNQFSVFLCAPQGLSSCGSDYYGQLGNTSSIDQNIAFPVAMPDEVTMVSVQQQQAIVLGADSTVWTWGQRVGTTEVYDSIPYHVPGLTGVIQVAMGFAHAAALRADSTVWVWGGGLFGQLGNGQMGPGTLSLSPIQVPGLTGIVSIATGGYHTLALRADGSIRSWGMNADGQLGDVTTENRASPVNVVGPTAIAVAGGNNHSLMLRADGSIWGWGYNEQGQIGDGTNVTKTGPVPSLANSGFTSVKAGVFHSLALKEDGTAWAWGYNHYGRLGDGTQTDRWSPVQVTVISNVVEICGGAGHSLARTSDGGAWGWGNNEWGQLSIGTNTNSPVPVRSLVDCGFRSIAEQAALPPLSAQPNPFMTEVIVQTASTKGGTYTLWDACGRTVLPATRFGDTSLVISRGSLPSGAYLLHVEHENGMRQTIRLMAE is encoded by the coding sequence ATGTTCACTCAGCGCCTTGTCTTGCTTCCCTTCTTGTTCGCAACGTTCTGGACACCCCATGCACTGCATGCGCAGACGCTTGGTGCCGGCAATCAATTCAGCGTTTTCCTGTGCGCGCCGCAGGGGCTGAGTTCGTGTGGTTCGGACTATTATGGCCAACTCGGCAACACCTCTTCCATCGATCAGAACATTGCGTTCCCAGTGGCAATGCCGGATGAAGTGACCATGGTCAGTGTTCAACAGCAGCAAGCCATTGTATTGGGTGCGGATAGTACGGTCTGGACCTGGGGCCAACGGGTGGGCACTACCGAAGTTTACGACAGCATTCCATACCACGTACCCGGTCTTACAGGGGTTATACAAGTCGCCATGGGCTTCGCACATGCAGCGGCCCTACGAGCTGATAGTACGGTTTGGGTCTGGGGTGGTGGCCTTTTCGGGCAGTTGGGTAACGGACAGATGGGACCCGGTACATTGTCCTTATCGCCGATCCAAGTTCCCGGGCTTACGGGAATTGTCTCCATCGCTACAGGTGGTTACCACACACTTGCACTTCGAGCGGATGGTAGCATCCGCTCCTGGGGCATGAATGCAGATGGGCAGTTGGGTGATGTGACCACCGAGAACCGTGCAAGTCCGGTGAACGTGGTTGGACCTACCGCCATCGCCGTGGCAGGCGGGAACAACCATTCATTGATGCTGCGTGCCGACGGAAGCATCTGGGGCTGGGGCTACAACGAGCAAGGTCAGATCGGCGATGGCACCAACGTAACCAAGACCGGCCCAGTGCCTTCCTTGGCTAACAGTGGTTTCACGAGTGTAAAGGCGGGTGTGTTCCATTCTTTGGCATTGAAAGAAGATGGTACTGCTTGGGCATGGGGTTATAACCATTACGGCCGTTTAGGCGATGGCACACAGACCGATCGTTGGAGTCCAGTGCAAGTGACAGTGATCAGCAACGTCGTGGAGATCTGCGGTGGTGCCGGACATAGCCTTGCCCGCACAAGTGATGGAGGAGCATGGGGTTGGGGAAACAACGAATGGGGACAGCTTTCCATCGGGACGAACACCAATTCACCAGTTCCGGTCAGGTCACTGGTAGATTGTGGCTTCCGGTCGATCGCGGAGCAAGCTGCATTGCCACCACTTTCGGCACAGCCCAATCCATTCATGACCGAAGTTATTGTGCAAACCGCAAGTACGAAAGGAGGAACTTACACGCTCTGGGATGCCTGTGGAAGAACGGTTCTGCCGGCCACCCGCTTCGGCGATACAAGTCTGGTCATATCTCGTGGTAGCTTGCCATCGGGTGCATACTTGCTACACGTGGAACATGAGAATGGCATGCGGCAAACAATACGTCTGATGGCGGAGTAG
- a CDS encoding ribonucleotide-diphosphate reductase subunit beta, with translation MDDILPTNVDNANEPLLRENKDRFVIFPIQHNDIWQFYKQHEAGFWTAEEIDLQIDLSDWADKLNDDERYFIKHILAFFAASDGIVNENLAENFVHEVQYPEARFFYGFQIAMENIHSETYSLLIDTLIKDPTEKDHLLHAIETVECVQKKAEWALRWISKGSFAERLVAFAAVEGIFFSGSFCSLFWLKKRGLMPGLTFSNELISRDEGLHCDFACLLYNKHIVNKLDKKTVTKIIMDAVEIEKEFVTDALPVNLIGMNAKLMQQYIEFVADRLLMELDNEKVFNATNPFDFMEMISLQGKTNFFEKRVGEYQKAGVMNKDKEGNKFSLDADF, from the coding sequence ATGGATGACATTCTTCCAACGAACGTGGACAACGCTAACGAACCATTGTTACGGGAGAATAAGGACCGATTCGTGATCTTCCCGATCCAACACAATGACATTTGGCAATTCTACAAGCAGCATGAAGCCGGCTTCTGGACCGCAGAAGAGATCGACCTACAGATCGATCTTAGTGATTGGGCGGATAAATTGAATGATGATGAGCGTTACTTCATCAAGCACATTCTTGCCTTCTTCGCTGCAAGCGATGGCATCGTGAACGAGAACCTAGCGGAGAACTTCGTACACGAGGTGCAATATCCAGAGGCGCGTTTCTTCTACGGCTTTCAGATCGCCATGGAGAATATCCACAGTGAGACCTATAGTCTGTTGATCGATACCTTGATCAAGGACCCTACCGAGAAAGATCATTTGTTGCATGCCATTGAAACGGTTGAATGCGTGCAGAAGAAAGCGGAATGGGCCTTGCGTTGGATCAGCAAGGGGAGTTTCGCAGAGCGCTTGGTCGCATTTGCAGCAGTTGAAGGGATATTCTTCAGCGGCAGCTTCTGTTCGTTATTCTGGTTGAAGAAGCGCGGCCTGATGCCGGGTCTCACATTCAGCAATGAATTGATCAGCCGCGATGAAGGATTGCATTGCGATTTTGCCTGCTTGCTCTACAACAAGCACATCGTGAACAAGCTGGATAAGAAAACGGTGACCAAGATCATCATGGATGCCGTTGAGATCGAAAAGGAATTTGTGACCGACGCATTACCGGTGAACCTGATCGGTATGAATGCGAAGTTGATGCAGCAATACATCGAGTTCGTTGCCGACCGGTTATTAATGGAACTGGATAACGAGAAGGTGTTCAACGCTACCAATCCTTTCGATTTCATGGAGATGATCAGCCTGCAAGGCAAGACCAACTTCTTCGAGAAGCGCGTAGGCGAATACCAGAAGGCCGGCGTTATGAATAAGGATAAGGAGGGTAACAAATTCTCACTGGACGCTGATTTTTAG
- a CDS encoding T9SS type A sorting domain-containing protein, which translates to MKKVVLLTSILIGALPQAFNQAFNTLNINDVEMRVFSNGKIGNDLSLGTPGFVVPAGSGASPMGYAGLWMAGSSTDNQLKLAAQLYGSGSDFFPGPLTIDGSATISDQVSLAYDMVLRIDKSQVDQHVLWYNCLNEPSCDIATLFPNGYTVPQAFINWPANGDVNAGQALYLAPYVDANGDGYYDPYAGDYPCIRGNQALFTIFNDKLAPHTESGGGQIGVEIHMMPFAYNSAGPALDQTVFVHYTVINRASQTLTDFRIGNFADLDIGCPDDDFIGTDVGRNLVYAYNWDDNDETCQGGSSIGYGPQPPAFGMTILKGPYLDADGADNISDPATPAFNGLNFNDGIIDNERFGISGSQHFYRQGNSALTDPNTPFHFRNYLHSVWKDGTPLSYGYGYSTDPGVTPSLFSFPNSTDPLGVGTNGVPQVDWSENVPTPASPDRRGLAIMGPITLEPGAIHNFLIAYVYARAGSGGASASVPALQQRVDSVIAFAEAQGLLADELGCADAFTGLTHYAKPRTDLSLFPIPATDQLSVVTNGIAAGSVIEIYDARGQLIMTQSVIGATMVVDVRKLNAGLYVVRCAQQDAVHIGRFVKE; encoded by the coding sequence ATGAAAAAAGTAGTACTCCTTACAAGCATTCTGATCGGTGCCTTGCCTCAAGCCTTCAATCAAGCTTTTAATACACTGAACATCAATGATGTTGAAATGCGAGTTTTCTCAAATGGTAAGATCGGAAATGATCTTAGCCTAGGAACTCCTGGTTTCGTTGTACCTGCAGGAAGTGGAGCTAGTCCCATGGGCTATGCCGGTCTGTGGATGGCGGGTTCTTCCACCGACAACCAACTAAAACTCGCTGCGCAACTTTACGGCAGTGGATCGGATTTCTTTCCAGGACCATTGACTATTGATGGCTCCGCAACCATATCCGATCAGGTTTCGCTCGCCTATGATATGGTGTTGCGCATTGATAAGTCTCAGGTAGACCAACACGTCCTTTGGTATAATTGCCTGAACGAACCTAGCTGCGACATTGCAACGCTATTTCCGAATGGATATACCGTACCACAGGCATTCATCAACTGGCCCGCCAATGGGGACGTAAATGCTGGTCAGGCTTTGTATCTAGCGCCATATGTGGATGCCAATGGCGACGGATATTATGATCCGTATGCAGGTGACTATCCATGCATTAGAGGTAATCAAGCCCTGTTCACGATATTCAATGACAAACTTGCGCCACATACTGAGTCCGGCGGCGGGCAGATCGGTGTGGAAATTCATATGATGCCCTTTGCTTATAACTCAGCCGGTCCGGCGCTGGATCAAACGGTATTCGTTCACTACACCGTTATCAATCGCGCTAGCCAAACGCTTACCGATTTCCGCATCGGAAACTTCGCAGATCTCGATATCGGCTGCCCTGATGATGACTTTATAGGAACTGATGTTGGGCGGAATTTGGTATATGCATATAACTGGGATGACAATGACGAAACGTGCCAAGGAGGGTCGTCAATAGGCTACGGGCCGCAACCACCCGCCTTTGGAATGACCATTCTAAAAGGCCCTTATCTAGACGCTGATGGCGCGGACAATATCTCCGACCCCGCCACTCCTGCTTTCAATGGCTTGAATTTCAACGATGGCATTATTGATAACGAACGCTTTGGAATTTCGGGTTCTCAGCACTTTTATCGCCAAGGGAATTCGGCTCTGACGGACCCGAATACGCCTTTTCATTTCCGTAACTATTTGCATTCCGTTTGGAAAGACGGTACTCCTTTGTCTTATGGATATGGGTACAGCACAGATCCCGGCGTTACGCCTAGTTTATTCAGTTTCCCCAATAGCACGGATCCATTGGGTGTGGGGACCAATGGTGTGCCACAAGTTGATTGGAGCGAGAACGTACCTACTCCTGCAAGCCCGGATCGTCGCGGATTGGCCATCATGGGACCGATCACCTTAGAGCCCGGCGCTATCCACAATTTTCTGATCGCATACGTGTATGCGCGTGCTGGTTCTGGCGGAGCCTCCGCAAGTGTTCCAGCATTGCAACAACGCGTAGATAGCGTAATTGCATTCGCAGAAGCACAAGGCCTGTTGGCTGATGAACTTGGCTGCGCTGATGCATTCACCGGTTTAACCCATTATGCAAAACCGCGCACTGATCTTTCACTCTTCCCCATTCCTGCAACCGACCAACTCTCTGTTGTTACGAATGGAATAGCGGCTGGCTCGGTGATAGAGATCTATGATGCACGCGGACAATTGATCATGACCCAGTCGGTGATCGGTGCCACAATGGTCGTGGATGTCCGTAAGCTGAATGCTGGGCTGTATGTGGTGCGTTGTGCTCAGCAAGATGCTGTACATATCGGGCGGTTCGTGAAGGAATGA
- a CDS encoding ribonucleoside-diphosphate reductase subunit alpha: MYVIKRDGRREAVKFDKITARVKKLCYGLDPSVDATQVTLKVIDGIYDGVTTSDLDNLTAEVSATMTVRHPDYAQLASRIAVSNLHKNTTKSFSEVMKDLYEYTDPKTGAQASLLADDVHKIISDNAEVLDSAIIYDRDFSYDYFGFKTLERSYLLRTHGQVAERPQHMLMRVAIGIHKNDIDAALSTYNSLSEGWYTHATPTLFNAGTPKPQMSSCFLLQLKEDSINGIYDTLKQCAQISQSAGGIGLSIHNLRAKGSYIKGTNGTSNGIVPMLRVFNDTARYVDQGGGKRKGSFAMYIEPWHADVNDFLDLKKNHGKEEMRARDLFYAMWIPDLFMKRVEMGGDWTLMCPHECPGLSDTWGAKFEALYEKYESEGKGRQTIKAQELWFKILESQIETGTPYILFKDAANGKSNQQNLGTIKSSNLCTEIIEYTSPDEVAVCNLGSIALPKFVTKGKFDHDKLFSVTYELARNLNRVIDQNYYPIPEAKRSNMRHRPIGIGVQGLADAFILMRHPFDSVEAKVLNREIFETIYYAALTASKDLAKEEGPYETYEGSPMSEGVLQFDMWGVKPSSRWEWDVLREEVKKHGVRNSLLLAPMPTASTAQILGNNECFEPFTSNIYTRRVLSGEFVVVNKYLLRDLVKLGLWGEDLKNKVVANNGSVQNIPEIPQNLKDLYKTAWEISQKVIIDMAADRGAYICQSQSLNIFMENVNFAKLTSMHFYSWKAGLKTGMYYLRTKAATDAIKFTVDKAKLTEPSAKKVAETLVSKAPTANLIEEEVEVSTEEHDLPVTAVEKQNSARMKAMSKQAQAQAEISCSLDDPDSCEMCSG, translated from the coding sequence ATGTATGTAATTAAACGCGATGGACGCCGGGAGGCGGTGAAGTTCGATAAGATAACCGCCCGAGTTAAGAAGCTCTGCTACGGGTTGGATCCCAGTGTGGATGCTACGCAGGTCACCCTCAAGGTGATCGATGGTATCTACGATGGAGTAACCACATCCGATCTGGATAACCTTACTGCCGAGGTATCCGCCACCATGACCGTGCGCCACCCGGATTACGCACAGCTCGCCAGCCGTATTGCGGTAAGCAACTTGCACAAGAACACCACCAAGTCCTTCAGTGAAGTAATGAAGGACCTCTATGAATACACTGACCCGAAGACCGGAGCGCAAGCAAGCCTCTTGGCCGATGACGTTCACAAGATCATCAGCGACAACGCAGAGGTTTTGGACAGCGCCATTATCTACGACCGCGATTTCAGCTATGATTATTTCGGTTTCAAGACCTTGGAGCGGAGCTACTTGTTACGCACACACGGGCAAGTAGCTGAGCGTCCGCAGCACATGCTTATGCGTGTCGCCATCGGTATCCACAAGAACGATATTGATGCAGCGTTGAGCACATACAATTCGCTTAGCGAAGGATGGTACACGCATGCAACACCAACACTATTCAACGCCGGAACGCCAAAGCCACAGATGAGCAGCTGCTTCTTATTGCAGTTGAAAGAGGATAGCATCAATGGCATTTACGATACACTGAAGCAGTGCGCACAGATCAGCCAAAGTGCTGGTGGCATTGGACTAAGCATCCATAACCTGCGGGCAAAGGGTAGCTACATCAAAGGAACCAACGGTACCAGTAATGGCATTGTTCCGATGTTGCGTGTCTTCAACGATACGGCCCGTTATGTGGACCAAGGCGGTGGAAAGCGCAAAGGCAGCTTTGCCATGTATATAGAGCCATGGCATGCCGATGTGAACGATTTCCTTGATCTGAAAAAGAACCACGGTAAAGAAGAGATGCGCGCCCGCGATCTTTTCTATGCCATGTGGATCCCGGACCTGTTCATGAAGCGCGTGGAGATGGGAGGCGATTGGACGCTGATGTGCCCACATGAATGCCCAGGTCTTAGCGACACATGGGGTGCGAAGTTCGAAGCGTTGTATGAAAAATACGAGAGCGAAGGCAAGGGCCGTCAGACCATCAAGGCACAGGAGCTTTGGTTCAAGATCCTGGAAAGCCAGATCGAGACCGGTACGCCGTACATCCTGTTCAAGGACGCTGCCAACGGCAAGAGCAACCAGCAGAACTTGGGTACCATCAAGAGCAGCAACCTCTGCACGGAGATCATCGAATACACCAGTCCAGATGAAGTTGCCGTATGCAATCTCGGTTCCATCGCGTTACCGAAGTTCGTTACCAAAGGCAAGTTCGATCACGACAAGCTTTTCAGTGTAACCTATGAACTCGCACGCAACCTGAACCGTGTGATCGATCAGAACTATTACCCGATCCCCGAGGCAAAGCGCAGCAACATGCGTCACCGCCCGATCGGTATCGGTGTACAAGGCTTGGCCGATGCGTTCATCCTGATGCGCCATCCGTTCGATAGCGTAGAAGCGAAAGTGCTGAACCGCGAGATCTTCGAGACGATCTACTACGCTGCACTTACCGCGAGCAAGGACCTAGCGAAAGAAGAAGGTCCATACGAGACTTACGAGGGCAGCCCAATGAGTGAAGGCGTATTGCAGTTCGACATGTGGGGTGTGAAGCCAAGTAGCCGTTGGGAGTGGGACGTATTGCGTGAGGAAGTGAAGAAGCATGGTGTGCGCAATAGCCTGTTGTTGGCTCCGATGCCGACCGCCAGCACCGCACAGATCCTTGGTAACAACGAATGCTTCGAGCCATTCACCAGCAACATCTACACCCGTCGTGTATTGAGTGGTGAGTTCGTAGTCGTGAACAAATACTTGCTGCGCGACCTCGTGAAGTTGGGCCTCTGGGGAGAAGACCTCAAGAACAAAGTGGTGGCCAACAACGGCAGTGTCCAGAACATCCCGGAGATCCCACAGAACCTGAAGGACCTTTACAAAACCGCGTGGGAGATCAGCCAAAAGGTCATCATCGACATGGCTGCTGACCGTGGCGCGTACATCTGCCAAAGCCAGAGCTTGAATATCTTCATGGAGAACGTGAACTTCGCGAAGCTCACGAGCATGCACTTCTACAGCTGGAAAGCAGGCCTTAAGACAGGCATGTACTACCTCCGCACCAAAGCCGCAACGGATGCTATCAAGTTCACCGTGGACAAAGCCAAGCTCACTGAGCCAAGCGCTAAGAAAGTTGCCGAAACCTTAGTATCAAAAGCACCGACCGCGAACTTGATCGAGGAAGAAGTGGAAGTAAGTACCGAAGAGCATGATCTACCGGTAACCGCTGTCGAGAAGCAGAACAGTGCGCGCATGAAAGCCATGAGCAAACAAGCCCAGGCCCAAGCCGAGATCAGCTGCTCACTCGATGATCCGGATAGTTGTGAGATGTGTTCTGGGTAG
- a CDS encoding dCMP deaminase family protein: MSTTPDSLVHASPAKQERYDRAYMKMALEWAKLSHCTRKQVGALLVKDGMIISDGYNGTPTGFPNDCEDAQGATHWYVLHAEANAIMKVAKSTNNAKGATLYLTHSPCKDCSKLILQAGIGRLVYMDAYKDPAGLTLLKDGGLAITQITLG, from the coding sequence ATGTCAACAACACCTGATTCATTGGTCCACGCCAGCCCTGCCAAACAGGAACGCTACGACCGTGCCTACATGAAGATGGCCTTAGAATGGGCCAAATTGAGCCACTGCACACGCAAGCAGGTCGGTGCATTGCTGGTGAAAGATGGCATGATCATCAGTGATGGATACAACGGCACGCCCACCGGTTTTCCCAATGATTGTGAAGACGCACAAGGTGCAACGCATTGGTACGTTCTACATGCCGAAGCCAATGCGATCATGAAAGTGGCCAAAAGCACCAATAACGCCAAAGGAGCAACACTCTATTTGACCCATTCACCCTGCAAGGATTGCAGCAAACTGATCCTTCAGGCCGGGATCGGTCGATTGGTCTACATGGATGCATACAAAGACCCGGCTGGCTTAACCTTGCTCAAGGATGGCGGCCTGGCCATTACACAAATAACGCTCGGTTGA